In Aspergillus fumigatus Af293 chromosome 6, whole genome shotgun sequence, the genomic window GGGATTCTTGGCGCAGTGTCTTTCCTATATTCAGTGCAGATACTTCGTACTCTGCGCATGGGATGCCTGCCTCCTAGCTTGTTGGTAGGAAGTGTTTTGCGCCTTGGCGCTGAGTTGGTATGCACGAGTGGGTTGTTATGTGCCAACCAGGCTGGCAATAGCGGATGATCTTCAAAGTACAATTCCAGAGAAGAGGGGTACAAATCTCGGACTTCGGCAGTATCTTTCGCTACTGTACGGAGCAGTACATTCTTTTTTCCCATCATGCGCAAATAAAAGCCATTCCTTAGCGAGTAACAGTTAACGTCTTTGCTTGATACAAatgcaaggagaagatgatgagcccATGTAACTGCCTATATTGTCACTCTGCATTAAAGACCTCCCCCTAAGGTACTGATTTGTATGTATTCGTGTTTACATATCCTTCGTGCCGTCGAATGAGTAAGTGCCTTAGACTGATGGTTTTTGGCTCTGCCGCACAATTTACAAGTCATGAATAACAGTAATATTGTAACTTTCTCGTTAATGTTGTCAAAGATCGGCAGAGGCCTAACTCTGGAACAGGAACAGGGGATGCTGGTAAGGCAGAACTCGTTGTTGCTCGGCACAGGTCACTAGGTTCCATCCAATCTTTGTACTCGTACGGAAATACAGAAAATTGCGATCATATTCCCGGTAATGATCAAGTGACACCTTCTGGCGATAGGAATCTGCTCCAAGAATTATACTGGACATAGGCACACGGAGTAGGTACGCCAAGAGAGCATGAGCCGCACCGATCAGATCAGACCATTATTTTCAGCGGTGAGTGCCTCGTAACAAGCATGTGTGGATGACTGACGAATTGAAACTTCGATCAAATAACTCCCAGTGTTGTTCTTGGAAAAAATCCTGTCCAAAGGACGTACAAATAGAGTAATTTGGCCCCGTCATCGAAGGAGGTCAATGCCTAAGCCCTAGTAGCTCCGATTCAGGCGCTAAAGCCCAGCTGGTAGTCTTGGTACCTGGGAATGAGGTCATCCCATGGCACGCCACTGGCCAATAGTGACTTTGATTGTTGGTCTCGCACTAGACCAAGAATGGTAATTCAAGGATAAGGCGGGATGATGCTTCCCGGTGGATCCGAGCATCCGAGAGAAAATCCTTCTGTTGTTTATTCATGTAATGCTTCTGTTGGAAAGGTCCGGATGCTAACCAGGTGTTATTTGTTGCTATTGGATTGCAGTTGAGAgctgtttttgtttttgtaGTCTGCTTCAAGCTCGAGGGCATGCTTAAGACATAGCTTTCGTGAGGAAATCAGTGATATCAACTCTGACATCATGTGAATCAGTAAGCGATTTCAGGTGATATTGGGAtacatactctgtagttCCCTAGCGTTCCAGACCGACCCGTGCTGAAAACAAAAAataagagaaaaaagaaaattcTTACCAAGACCCTCAATTACTCACACAAAGTCCCAAAGACTCCGCATGATGACGGTCTCTATGACCATTCCGGAGCTCTGATCCAGGgctatactccgtaagcaACAaagtcatcgtcatcaccactCATATCATGCTCATTCAGCATCATAAAATGGCATGATATTTTTCATCGCTTGATACTTTTGTATAACGAAAAAAAACCCCAGGAAACTATCGAAATAACAGTCATATTCAAAACGATTCGAGACAAGCAGGTTAGCGCTAGGTAATTATTCTTTTCTCCACCACCGTGCTCTTCGGCAGACGGAGCCTTGGGGAGCTTTTTTTGTTTCCACGTCCTTCTCGGCTCTGGGCGCATCTTATCCCCGCCTGCTCCGAAAGAATCAGAGCGAAACTCCCAAAGATTATAAAAAGTCATTGTCGCGTATAAAGAGAgtggaaggggaaaaaagaaaaatacaAAAGGAAAATCGGCCTCGGATCCTACCTCCTAATCTACTCCCGCCTCCCCTGGCTCTCATATTAcatccttcttcctttttcttttccttcgaCTATCTCCTCCTATACTTCATTCAGCCCTACAAACATACCTAACGTAATTATTATTGCGCGCCACCCCGGTAGCACCTCAGAACCGCATCTCGTACAGTTGCGGTTTCGCGCAATCAGAAAATCTCACAGGCCATTGAAATAATCACCAGACGAGTTGGAACTTAGGTTCCTCGACTCCAACTCTCTGTAGTCGCTGCCCACCCAGAACAACCGTCTCTCTCGGCCCCTATCCACATAATACAATATCCAAACCGCTCATGCTGCGAGCAGCATTGCGCGCCGCATTTGCGGCTTCCTTCTTACTAATATCCATCGCCAATGCGCTTCCTCACGGAGACGATGAATCCATGGAAATGGACATGGGCATGAACATGGAAGACACAGCAAAGTCGGAGCCGCCTAAAGACGCGAATGATGAATCCCCCTTGAGTTATTTCGCATACGGAAAGCATTCGGGAACCATAATGGCCCACATCGCTCTCATGATCATTGCATGGTGTTTCGTCCTGCCTACAGGTAAGAAATCCTGGCAACCACTATTTTTTGGGATCCTGCTGATCAGTGTGGTATAGCTGTCATGTTCAGTGTCGCGCGTTCGCGATTTGCATTGCCGTCGCAATTTGTATTCCTGGTGTGCAATGCATTGGGTTTGCTTATTGGAATTATCTACAACAGTCAGACCCCTGATCTTTATGAGAATAATGCTCATCACAAGATTGGATGGATTGCAACCTGGGTCATCAGCGCACAGGTTGTTATGTCATTGATCTTCGCATGTGCTGGTAGAGGCGAGAGAGCAAAGGCATCCGAGCAGGAAGCATTTCTCCCTGTGCCCACCGAGGAAATGTCTGATAATTCACATCCTTACCCATCGGGGATCCATCATGCCTATCGCTGGTCAAAAGACAGCGGCCAGGGCACCGAAAGAAACTCCTCCTCCCTTCACAGTCGGCCAAGTTCACCTTCCTGCTCATCTCCATCGGATGAATATGATACATTTGAGAAGCCGGAGCAAGTGCTCGATAAGCCTGCTCACCAAGGCTGGCTACATGGCACCTTTTTAGGCCGCTTTTTCGCCAGTCGCGTGCCTCGCTTGGTATCTAGTCGCGTTCTCCGGGTCTTGAATATTGTATCTTTGGTCATTGACAGGATTATCCTGCCCTTTGGCTTTGTCACGATTGCAACCGGTGCTGTAACTTATGGTGGCATCATGGTACGCGCTTTCTCTATCTTCCAGTTTCTCCGATGTATGATTGCGCTAATCGAGTTCACCTGCAGCGGGGAAGCGAAGTCTTCAACGGTCTGGCGCACTTCATCAAGGGTGGAATCTTTTTCTGGTACGGTCTGTTGACCCTGGGCCGTTGGATGGGCTGCTGGGCAGATTTTGGCTGGGCGTGGAACATCAAACCCTCGAGCTCGATCGTCGGCAAATGGAAGGCGAAAATTCCTTCTGGCGAGTTTACCGAATCTTTAGTCATTTTCCTTTACGGGGCAAGCAACGTCTTTCTGGAACATCTGGCTGGCTGGGGCGGCGCATGGACTGCTACGGACCTTGAGCATGTGTCGATTTCGATCATGTTCTTCGGCGGTGGCCTGTGTGGCATGCTATTCGAATCCAAGCGCATCAGAGGCTGGTTGAACAGCACTGTTCTACCATCTCCCGCTCATGCCAGCGTACATGGTTCCGCAGACCCTGCTTGGCAGACCCCCGATACGCAAGGTGTCTCCCTCAATCCAATGCCGGCGCTTGTCATCCTGCTTCTGGGAATGATGATGGGATCTCACCATCAAACGAGCATGATGTCGACCATGGTGCACAAGCAATGGGGAAATCTTCTTGTTGGGTTCTCCTTGGCTCGTGGCATGACATATGTTTTATTATACCTCAAGCCTCCGACCTCCTATCTTCCGTCGCGCCCACCAACTGAGATTGTGGCATCCTTCTGCCTGATTGCTGGCGGGTTGATCTTCATGCTAAGTGTAAGTGTCCTGTGTCCTTCGTTGTCCTTGAAGAATTGTTACTGATCTTTTTCGGTAGACCCGCAATGTTGTTGATAGCATGGAATACTATAATCTGGATGCGATGTTCACGTTCACTGTTGGAATGGGAGTGACCGCCTTCATCATGGCCTGTGAGATTTTATCTATTGCTCTCAAGGCTTGGGCGGTGAAGAAGGAGTCGCGGCCACAACTGCCGCCTTTCCAGTTCCCCGCTGCCTAAATCAAGCCGAATTGATTTTGCAATGCCCGTCGCTAGGTCAATCCTTCAGGCCTCGGCATGAAGTTTTTGATACGACCCACGGAGAAAAGTGGCAAaatggaaggagaaaaacaaaaacaacaCGGACAGGATGAACTGGAGGATCTAATGTTTACTTGTGATCTCTTTATACCCATTACACTATTTGACTTCTATAACCAAGTGTTTGGCTTTGGGTGACATGACATAATACCCGATGTACCACAACCCTGGTTTTCACATTTTTTGATGCATTGTGATGTTTGTTTATGAACGATACACATGGTTTATGGAATGGCTAATGAGGGGTGGTTGATAACTAATGATATGACCAGAATTTTTTGGGAATAGTACCTAGAGGCCTCCTATGGTCTACCTAGTTGATGTAGGATGAAACAAACCATGAACAAAGTTGTACAGAGTCTTGCCCAAGTGCCACGTCCTGAACCTGGTTTCAAAGCACGAGCCAAGCAGAAGTTTAGAAGTTTCTTCAGGTGGAGGTTCAGCCGCTGGGATAGCCAATCGTCCTCAGTAAGGCAAGTTTGGTGCTCCTCTATCATTTGAGGCTTTGAACTATTTTCGCTCTAGCGGATTTAACATGATTTATCTACTTATCCCCGAGCCTCTCGCCGACGGGAGAGAAAGCTTAGCCCTACTCCCGATTACCCGATGCCTCAATTTCCTCGGTGGCTTGGGAGATCAACAATGTCAGGCAGAAGTTGCAGAGGGAGGATGTGACAAGGCCTGGTTAATGTCCGCAGCTATTCACACACAATTCTAGATGTATCAATGGATAAGGCACTTCCGTCGAAGCTGTAACACAGGATGGCCTTTCCTTTACAGTGTTGTAGTACATGGAAGAGCAACCCATTAGTAAGCGTCCGTGAGGGGCAAGAGTGGGGAGAGCGGCCAGGCTCCTGTGTTGGATGGATCTTCCTTCATAATTCTTCGGGCATTTAAGAGGGCGACTGTCCCGCGTTATCTATCAGCTATCTTTCCCATCTTTCCAGTTTTTGTCAAACGTACGCTCTTTGGGCAGTTTCTATTCTCATATCTAGTTAAGATGGCGTCAAACCCTCCCGGAGCTTGCTGTGCCTCTGGCTTCAAGCACGAAGGCAACCCCGCTGGGGAGATCAAGACCGTTGAGGGTGGTAAGTAGCTTTGCTACTCCTTTCTTGACACAATTGGTCTCGATGCTGAGTCTTCAAAGTTGAAACCTACATTTCATACCCCAAGGATAACAGGAGCCCCGAGAAGGCCGTTGTTATACTGAGCGACATTTTCGGTATCTATATCAACGCCCAGCTGCTTGCCGACGAATTCGCTTCCAATGGATACCTCGCTGTTATTCCCGATCTCTTCCACAAGGACGCTATCAAGCTCAGTGACATGGAATCCGGAAAGGCTGATCTTCCCGCATGGCTTCCTAAGCATCAGACCCCCACCGTCGACCCTGTTGTCGAGTCTACAATCAAGTACCTCAGACAGGACTTGGGAGTCAAGAGAATCGCTGGTGTCGGTTACTGCTTCGGTGGAAAGGTAAGCTCCATGCTTTGAGACAGTGTGATTTTTGTTGGTGGATCCCGTTCCTGACAAGGCTCTGTTGATCAGTATGTCTGCCGCTTCTTGAAGCCCGGTAAGATCGACGTCGGTTACACAGCTCATCCCTCCTTTGTcaccaaggaggagctcgCTGCCATCGCTGGTCCTCTTTCTATCGCTGCCTCCGGTAAGTTGGTCCGCGAGGATGTGTTGGGTTAATATCAAGATCATGACTCACATTGAGAATTTGTTAGAAATCGACAACATCTTCACCACTCAGCTCCGTCACGAGTCCGAGGACATTCTGATCAAGACGGGTCAGCCTTGGCAGATCAATCTGTTCAGCGGCGTTACACATGGCTTCGCTGTCCGTGCTGACTTAAGCAACAAGCACTTCAAGTTCTGCAAGGAGCAGGCCTTCTACCAGGCTGTTGCGTGGCTCCAGCAGTATCTATAGTGTGATGTTACATGTCAGACATATATCTCATATATAATTGGTCATGATTTAATGAGCTAGAAGTACCTAGACTGATAATGCTTATCGCACACGTGACCGCGCGACCCGCGTTACTGGAAGAGCCCACTCAGGCAAAGTAGAGAAGCCTCAGAGCCTTGAACACTGATTGTTTCCAGCCAAATCCAGTGCTGCAGCATTACCTCCTTGTATTTTGTTCAAGCTCACAATTTAGTCTTGCAGATTTATATTCTTTGGACGATCACTGCATAAAGCAAATCGAACTTCCGATTTGTATGGTACGCATCGCATGTTTTATGGCTTCTGCATTGTTTGTATCCAATCTAGACAGTGACACTGCACACCGGCAATTCTGGTTTACGACATATAGTGCATAGTGCGTTCTTGACTGATTATTAAACCACGACCTCGGTTCCCTCGAATCCCTTGTCTGGTTGCTTCTTCTGTTGTACCGACGTCAACCCTTTCCCTTCGATCTCAATACGACTGCAGACTTCAACACGAGCCGAGCAAAATACCCACCCGCCTTATTCCTCCATCGGCCATCACCTTTGACATACTCGAATCGTCGCGCATTCTGTGAGTTAGGAATTTTGCGCCATTTCTCTACCAAGCAACATGGCGATCCCGGCCGCCTTACCACCATTACCATTCAACCCTACCAGGGTCAGATCGTATATGCTCCGATTACCACTTTTCACACGCCTTGTGTTGTTGGTCATCCTTGCATTTTGGCTGCTCGAGCTCCAAACTATATGGAGTGTGGTACAATGGGGGTCATTGACGCCGAATGAGATCGGAATCGGTAGCAGTATGTCCATCTCGGCCACGCAGGCCAATCTGCAGTTGGTTATTACGTCTTTGCGTGCGAACAGTTCTGACGCGAGAAAATAGTGTACCGATTAAACACCTATCCATTCATTCACGTCGGCTTCTTTCACGCTTTTGTGAATCTGTTAGCCCTCACACCGTTGCTGGAACGATTCGAAGCTGAGCATGGTACATTGACTGCAGTTGCTTTATTCATTGGCCGTATGTCCTCCCAGTTCGGTTTAAGCAGTCGCAGAACGGCCCTATCAAGGAGACCTCAGCTTGCAGTGGGCTAATATTTAAGCGAAGCTCTCTCAACCTTCCCTGCCGGTATATACATCCTGGTTGAGAAATTCATCCTGCGCAGTAACACTGCTGTTGTTGGAGCAAGGTGAGATTTGAAGCACTCCTTCTCGAGTGAAGTATTTCTAACATACCCTTAGTGTCTGGATTTTCCTACTGCTGGGCTCTGAAGCTATTAAGACGTTTAAGTCAAACCCATACTTCAGGTATCCCAAAAACGAGCGATGTTGAAGTTTACAGATCGTCTAATTCTTCACAGTCTTGGAACAACGAAGATTCCGACGTGGACGTCACCACTGTTCGCATGTGCTCTCGTATCGATATTCGTGCCGAACACGAGCTTCTTGGGCCACTTGAGCGCTATTATAATAGGCTATCTTCGTGAGTATTGTTTATCATTCTGCTTCTTGCCTGGAAATTAATGGGACATTCTCTAGTCGGTCTCGGATACCTCAAGGTGTTTGTCCCTCCAGAAAAGATCCTAAGATGGATTGAAGGAAAGCTGAACCTGCTGGGACGACTGCCACATTATGTCTCAGTAGATCAGAAAACCTATGGTCGGTATGGTGTTCTTCCTACGGCGACTGCGGCTGTAGGGGGTGAGCGGCCCACTCCTCTGAGCTATCTGGGTACGAATCAGCGCCTCGGTCCTTGAACCTACCTCGCTCAGCAGGGAGAGATGTCAATTTTTGTGTGCATATTAATCAATAATATACTTGTCAACAGGTCCTTATTTGTATCACGTAAAGTTAGTTAATCCATTTGCATTACTCATAGTCGATTTAAAGCGCGTTGTGGAGGTGGTCACTACCGGCCGACGTAAATTTAAATACCAGCTATAGCGGAGATGCTGGTCCCAATTTATTCAACCTGCCCTCCAAGCCCTTTCACTACCACACTAGGCATGGGAAGATACTTCCGAATGTCTTCAATTCCATGGCATTGAAATGTAAGTTAAACAAATCAGAAACACGCGCAGATTCTTGGTTTGTCCGCGACATGTATCTCGATAACGCAATGCATCCCCTAGCACATACCCCAGTATATCATCAGAGGAACCTCAAGATAGACCTAAGCTGACAGTGACTGGGTGACAGCCGTGATCCGCAAATTGCGGAGCAATCCTCAGTTTCTCTTCGTACGCCTGCCGTACATACTTTCGCTTCTTTGCATAATCGCAGGGGTGGTctggcttcttctccttcccctcgaGGAATACGCCCGTCGAACGTACATCTCCGAGAATGCGCTCTTGCCTGGCCAGGTCCATGCGTACTTCGCAGGCAGCGAACAGAATATCTTCCGCGGGTATAAAAGGGAACTCGAAAGTTTGTTGGATTCTGGGAACCAGGAAGGTCAGGAGACGAAGGATAGTGAATTGACACCAGTGTACGTTGAAACGTGGCTGCTACACCTTTCTACTGCTTAATGCTGTGATCTGGCGGTCCAGTTGCTAATTTCAAATCTGCGACTAGAATCTCGGATCAGATACAGTCGATGTTGCGAGAGGCCGGGTTGAAAGTTGCGACGCAGAAGTACGAGTACACTTCTTCTGGTATCACGCATGAGGGACAGAATGTCTACGCTATCATCCATGCGCCGCGGGGCGACGCGACAGAGGCGATTGTACTGGTGGCTGCTTGGAAGACTGCTGATGGAGAGTTGAACCTGAATGGAGTCAGCCTTGCTCTGACGCTGGCAAGATACTTTAAACGTGGGTCGATACTTGTCACaatggtggaggaggggtcTTTCAAGCCATGCTGACGACGATCATCTCTAGGTTGGTCTCTGTGGTCCAAAGATATCATCTTTTTGTTTCCACCAGACAGCAAATCCGGAACACAGGCGTGGATCGATGCGTATCACGACATGCAAACGTCCTCAGTCCAGCCTCTGCCACTGAAGAGCGGTGCCCTACAGGGAGGACTCGTTATAGAATACCCCTTCGACCATCGATTCGAGTCTTTACATATCGTCTACGATGGTGTCAACGGGCAACTGCCCAATTTGGATTTATTCAACACAGCGATTTCGATCGCCGGGGGGCAGATGGGAATTGGAACCAGCCTGCAGGAAATGTGGGAGCATGACGATAGCTATCAAAAGCGGCTGCAGACAATCATCAGGGGTATGGTCAAGCAGGGCCTCGGACACGCTACTGGGGCACATAGTAGCTTCATGCCGTACCACATTGATGCAATCACTCTGCAAACGAAGGGAGATGGCTGGCAAGACGAGATGGCTCTGGGCCGAACTGTGGAGAGTCTCTGTCGCAGTCTTAACAACCTGCTCGAACACCTTCACCAGAGTTTCTTCTTCTATTTGCTGATGCATACCAATCGCTTCGTCAGTATAGGTACTTACCTTCCAAGTGCGATGCTGATTGCTGGAAACTTCACCATCATGGCGATTGCTTTGTGGATGCGTACGGGCTATTATATGCACGCTCAGGCGACCTCTACCACGAAAGGAGAAGGTCACCAGGATAAGACGATTCTGGTCGATCAACCAACAAGTGCGGAGATAAATGGCGATATGAAAGACGCAAATCCCAAGGAACTACCAAGTCCTGGCAGTGTCCTGGAGCGACAGTTAGCGCTCCCGCTCACCCTAGTTATCGGGCTACACCTGCTCGGCCTGGTCCCgcttttcatcttcaatAACATTCATCACAAGGTCAGTCTCCTCACTTTTGCACTGACGTAGTTCGCAAAGACTTCTAACAACCAACAGTACTATACGACCGCGACCTACACTTGCCTTGGAGCCGGGGTCATCCTCCCCCTCATCATGTCAGCCCTCTTGAACCGTGGgttctcttctcctccgacAATTCAGCAATATCTCTTGACTAAAtccttctccctccttctcctcggcctGTTCCTCTCTACCCTTGCCACTTTGaacttctctctctctttcatgGTTGGCCTACTCTGCGCACCACTTACTTTCGTCAAGCGCATCAATCCCCAGACGAAAGCCGCTCTGCGGTACCCCGTCGCGATACTTGGTTTGCTAGCCTTGAATGtcctttctcctcctgcgGTTCTCATTGGGGCATGTTGGTACGCAGGCATGTCCGTTGAGTCAGTTCTGACTCAAGCAGCATTCGGATGGAATGTCTGGGGTATGTGGACACAGGTGGTCGTGTGGTGTGTCTGGTGGCCTGCTTGGGTGGTTGGATGTGTCTTACTAGGATCGTCTCTTCTTTGAATCCCGGGGTCAGGTATGGCTCGACATTCGCGGGGTTGCTCATACACCACTCTCATATTATTGAAGATGTATATCGTTGCCTTTGGTATCTTATAATATACCTAACGGTAGAGCCTATCCTTGACTGGAAAGGTCCAATCGCTCTCGTTGTTTCCTAGTTATTCAGAGTGTTCTAGTAAGGTTTGTACATACATGCAAAACAGTACCCTTATAGTACTCTCAAACGCCAGAAACATGGGTTTGGAAAGGGGTACTTATCGTTACGAGGTCCACTTTCTAAGCAGCCCACACGTCCTTACCAACTCCCTCGATCCAGTGACCCAGCTGATTCACACCAGCATCCCAATCCTTGAGTCTATTGCGCATGCCTTCAATCTGCTTCATATCCAAGACCTTGGGCTGCACCCAGTGAATCTGCGCGACCTGCGCAACCTGATCAATAGCACCCTTCAGAAGACCCAGGGACAGAGCCTTCATGACCAGGtgctcgatctcctcggGCTTGACCTTCGTCTCGGAGGAGATCGACGCGAATGTGAGGTTGCGGTCGTGCGGGGGTCGACGGAAGACCATTTCTGTGAGGGCTGAcagggagatcttctggtAGAGGAAAATGCGATGCTGCTCAAGCAGCTTGTTCTTGGAGATGTTGCCGGCCAGGACATCGTACGCAGTAAGGTCGCCGCGGTTGAAGGCAA contains:
- a CDS encoding GPI-anchored transamidase subunit GAA1; its protein translation is MALKSVIRKLRSNPQFLFVRLPYILSLLCIIAGVVWLLLLPLEEYARRTYISENALLPGQVHAYFAGSEQNIFRGYKRELESLLDSGNQEGQETKDSELTPVISDQIQSMLREAGLKVATQKYEYTSSGITHEGQNVYAIIHAPRGDATEAIVLVAAWKTADGELNLNGVSLALTLARYFKRWSLWSKDIIFLFPPDSKSGTQAWIDAYHDMQTSSVQPLPLKSGALQGGLVIEYPFDHRFESLHIVYDGVNGQLPNLDLFNTAISIAGGQMGIGTSLQEMWEHDDSYQKRLQTIIRGMVKQGLGHATGAHSSFMPYHIDAITLQTKGDGWQDEMALGRTVESLCRSLNNLLEHLHQSFFFYLLMHTNRFVSIGTYLPSAMLIAGNFTIMAIALWMRTGYYMHAQATSTTKGEGHQDKTILVDQPTSAEINGDMKDANPKELPSPGSVLERQLALPLTLVIGLHLLGLVPLFIFNNIHHKYYTTATYTCLGAGVILPLIMSALLNRGFSSPPTIQQYLLTKSFSLLLLGLFLSTLATLNFSLSFMVGLLCAPLTFVKRINPQTKAALRYPVAILGLLALNVLSPPAVLIGACWYAGMSVESVLTQAAFGWNVWGMWTQVVVWCVWWPAWVVGCVLLGSSLL
- the rbd2 gene encoding rhomboid protease family protein RBD2, whose amino-acid sequence is MAIPAALPPLPFNPTRVRSYMLRLPLFTRLVLLVILAFWLLELQTIWSVVQWGSLTPNEIGIGSMYRLNTYPFIHVGFFHAFVNLLALTPLLERFEAEHGTLTAVALFIGPLSTFPAGIYILVEKFILRSNTAVVGASVWIFLLLGSEAIKTFKSNPYFSLGTTKIPTWTSPLFACALVSIFVPNTSFLGHLSAIIIGYLLGLGYLKVFVPPEKILRWIEGKLNLLGRLPHYVSVDQKTYGRYGVLPTATAAVGGERPTPLSYLGTNQRLGP
- a CDS encoding dienelactone hydrolase family protein, whose translation is MASNPPGACCASGFKHEGNPAGEIKTVEGVETYISYPKDNRSPEKAVVILSDIFGIYINAQLLADEFASNGYLAVIPDLFHKDAIKLSDMESGKADLPAWLPKHQTPTVDPVVESTIKYLRQDLGVKRIAGVGYCFGGKYVCRFLKPGKIDVGYTAHPSFVTKEELAAIAGPLSIAASEIDNIFTTQLRHESEDILIKTGQPWQINLFSGVTHGFAVRADLSNKHFKFCKEQAFYQAVAWLQQYL
- a CDS encoding Ytp1 family protein gives rise to the protein MLRAALRAAFAASFLLISIANALPHGDDESMEMDMGMNMEDTAKSEPPKDANDESPLSYFAYGKHSGTIMAHIALMIIAWCFVLPTAVMFSVARSRFALPSQFVFLVCNALGLLIGIIYNSQTPDLYENNAHHKIGWIATWVISAQVVMSLIFACAGRGERAKASEQEAFLPVPTEEMSDNSHPYPSGIHHAYRWSKDSGQGTERNSSSLHSRPSSPSCSSPSDEYDTFEKPEQVLDKPAHQGWLHGTFLGRFFASRVPRLVSSRVLRVLNIVSLVIDRIILPFGFVTIATGAVTYGGIMRGSEVFNGLAHFIKGGIFFWYGLLTLGRWMGCWADFGWAWNIKPSSSIVGKWKAKIPSGEFTESLVIFLYGASNVFLEHLAGWGGAWTATDLEHVSISIMFFGGGLCGMLFESKRIRGWLNSTVLPSPAHASVHGSADPAWQTPDTQGVSLNPMPALVILLLGMMMGSHHQTSMMSTMVHKQWGNLLVGFSLARGMTYVLLYLKPPTSYLPSRPPTEIVASFCLIAGGLIFMLSTRNVVDSMEYYNLDAMFTFTVGMGVTAFIMACEILSIALKAWAVKKESRPQLPPFQFPAA